The following are encoded together in the Citrobacter arsenatis genome:
- a CDS encoding ABC transporter substrate-binding protein: MALTRRMFAQLVASALLLRHLPALAQTPLTVAVGGTPGPNIIQRVVSAGAPADMLLLAVAPEKLVGLSSFDLSHQSAIPFHDDIRALPKLGRLAGRASTLSLEALLALKPDLVVDCGNADKTWLSQARQVSAQTQIPWLLINGELRRSPEQLLAAGEALGVATRARAQAKLARQFIDEALIFSHSPAAKLRFYAARGARGLETGLQGSLHTEAAELLGLHNVAQIPGRQGLTQVSMENLLSWQPDIILVQDAMTAQYLREDPVWQGVKAVADRRILFLSGLPFGWLDAPPGINRLLGLRRLHAWLDPQVDANFKTDMQRYSELFWHTTLSDAQYQRLVTA; the protein is encoded by the coding sequence ATGGCACTGACAAGACGGATGTTTGCCCAGCTTGTAGCATCTGCACTGCTGCTACGCCATCTTCCCGCCTTGGCGCAAACGCCGCTAACCGTTGCCGTTGGAGGCACGCCAGGACCGAATATAATCCAACGCGTAGTCAGCGCAGGCGCGCCCGCCGACATGCTGCTGCTGGCCGTCGCGCCGGAAAAACTGGTGGGGCTTTCCTCCTTTGATTTATCTCACCAGAGTGCCATCCCGTTTCACGATGATATTCGGGCATTACCGAAACTGGGCAGACTGGCGGGTCGCGCCAGTACGCTCTCGCTTGAAGCGTTACTGGCGCTTAAACCCGACCTGGTTGTTGACTGCGGCAATGCCGATAAAACCTGGCTTTCTCAGGCCAGACAGGTGAGCGCGCAAACGCAAATTCCCTGGCTGTTGATCAACGGTGAACTGCGACGCTCCCCGGAACAGCTACTCGCCGCAGGTGAGGCGCTGGGCGTTGCTACACGTGCCAGAGCTCAGGCCAAACTGGCCCGTCAGTTTATCGATGAAGCGCTCATATTTTCCCACTCTCCCGCGGCAAAGCTGCGTTTTTATGCCGCACGCGGCGCCAGAGGACTTGAGACAGGTTTACAAGGTTCACTGCATACCGAAGCGGCAGAACTGCTGGGCTTACACAATGTGGCGCAAATCCCCGGGCGGCAGGGACTCACGCAGGTTTCAATGGAAAATCTTCTGAGCTGGCAGCCCGATATTATTCTGGTGCAGGATGCCATGACGGCGCAGTACCTGCGTGAAGATCCGGTCTGGCAAGGGGTCAAAGCAGTTGCTGACCGACGCATTCTGTTTCTCAGTGGTCTGCCGTTTGGCTGGCTGGACGCACCTCCCGGCATCAACCGTTTACTGGGGCTACGCCGCCTGCATGCCTGGCTTGATCCGCAGGTTGATGCGAACTTTAAAACCGATATGCAGCGCTACAGCGAACTGTTCTGGCACACCACGCTAAGCGACGCACAGTATCAACGGCTGGTGACCGCCTGA
- a CDS encoding FecCD family ABC transporter permease, with the protein MIVAVVLCASVAAVSGAYRLDAQQVVNLIAGTDGVPMQDKIVFWQIRLPRILAALLLGAALAGAGTTYQGMFRNPLVSPDILGVAAGAGLGACLAILLSLPILFIQLYAFTGGLLVVAGVWLITRQVKRHDPVLTLVLVGIALGTVCGAGISLIKTLADPYTQLPSITFWLLGGLSTITLHDLWFSAPLIFAGLVPLLLLRWRMNLLTLSDDEARSLGINVSRLRLGLIVCATLVTACTVAIAGIIGWIGLVVPHIGRLISGNNHQQLLPVSMGIGAILLLLTDTLARTLSSTEIPLGILTAFIGAPFFLLLLLRGSRP; encoded by the coding sequence ATGATTGTAGCGGTAGTGCTTTGCGCGAGTGTCGCCGCGGTTTCTGGTGCTTATCGCCTGGATGCACAGCAGGTCGTGAATCTTATTGCCGGTACAGATGGCGTCCCGATGCAGGACAAAATCGTCTTCTGGCAAATCCGTCTGCCGCGCATTCTGGCTGCATTACTGCTCGGCGCGGCGCTGGCTGGCGCAGGAACCACCTATCAGGGTATGTTTCGCAACCCGCTGGTCTCACCGGACATTCTCGGCGTGGCGGCGGGAGCGGGTTTAGGTGCCTGTTTAGCAATCCTGCTAAGTTTACCGATTCTGTTTATTCAGTTGTATGCGTTCACAGGTGGTTTGTTAGTGGTCGCCGGCGTCTGGTTGATTACCCGGCAAGTCAAGCGTCACGACCCGGTGCTAACGCTGGTACTAGTCGGGATTGCGCTAGGTACGGTGTGCGGCGCGGGAATTTCGCTCATCAAAACGCTGGCCGACCCGTATACCCAGCTTCCATCCATCACCTTCTGGCTGCTCGGCGGTTTATCGACGATTACTCTACACGACCTGTGGTTCTCGGCACCGCTGATCTTCGCTGGACTGGTCCCGCTATTGCTGCTGCGCTGGCGCATGAACCTGCTCACCTTGTCGGATGATGAAGCACGATCGCTTGGGATCAACGTCTCCCGACTGCGGCTGGGACTGATCGTCTGCGCAACGTTAGTCACCGCCTGTACCGTCGCTATCGCGGGCATTATCGGCTGGATTGGGCTGGTTGTGCCGCACATCGGCAGACTCATCAGTGGCAATAACCACCAGCAGTTGCTACCGGTGTCCATGGGGATCGGTGCCATTTTACTGCTACTCACTGACACCCTCGCCCGTACGCTGAGCAGCACGGAAATTCCGCTGGGGATCTTGACCGCATTTATTGGCGCACCGTTCTTTTTGCTGCTTTTACTGCGGGGAAGCCGCCCATGA
- a CDS encoding ABC transporter ATP-binding protein yields MTLLIVRHASLGYRSQQPVLRDVSFQVSPGSVCCLIGANGSGKTTLMRTILGVLPPLHGDILLDGVAVNHLSDRQRAAAIAWVPQAHDGAFAFSALDMVMMGLAPQLAAFAVPGAKEREIAHQQLAILGISHLAPRRWNTLSGGERQLVLIARALAQRPRLLLLDEPASSLDFGHQIRLLDTLVTLKNSGVALLMSTHHPLHARAIADSVVRVEPNGEVSQGLPEPQLATNRLAALYHVTTSQIAHHLFGSHN; encoded by the coding sequence ATGACGTTATTAATCGTGCGCCACGCTTCGCTGGGATACCGCAGTCAACAGCCGGTATTACGCGATGTCTCATTTCAGGTTTCGCCCGGCTCCGTCTGTTGTCTGATTGGGGCCAACGGCAGTGGAAAAACCACCTTGATGCGCACCATTCTCGGGGTTCTTCCCCCGCTTCACGGTGACATTCTGCTTGATGGCGTCGCGGTGAATCATCTCAGCGATCGGCAACGCGCCGCAGCCATCGCCTGGGTTCCTCAGGCGCATGACGGCGCATTTGCCTTCAGCGCGTTGGACATGGTGATGATGGGACTGGCCCCGCAACTGGCGGCATTTGCGGTTCCCGGAGCTAAAGAACGTGAAATTGCCCATCAACAGTTGGCGATACTGGGAATCTCTCACCTGGCGCCCCGGCGCTGGAACACTCTGAGCGGCGGAGAACGGCAACTGGTGTTAATTGCCCGCGCACTGGCGCAACGTCCGCGCCTTTTATTGCTGGATGAACCAGCTTCCAGTCTCGATTTTGGGCATCAAATCCGTCTGCTCGATACGCTGGTAACGCTGAAAAATTCGGGTGTGGCCCTGCTGATGTCGACCCATCATCCGCTGCATGCGCGGGCAATCGCCGACAGCGTAGTACGCGTCGAACCGAACGGTGAGGTGTCGCAGGGTCTTCCTGAACCCCAGCTCGCCACCAATCGCCTTGCTGCGCTGTATCACGTTACAACGTCACAAATAGCCCACCACCTCTTTGGCTCACACAATTAA
- a CDS encoding class I SAM-dependent methyltransferase — MLIDDIDFADLYRKQLQLANRTEKKPEHWDKRAEKMAENCASLTDSYLLQLLGKIDLKGAESLFDMGCGPGTVSLALAKKMPIIYGVDYSQGMLSVAARRAAQMNTRHVHWVQRAWEEHWDDLPQCDIAVASRSTLVADMRQAMTKLNNQARLRVYTTHLVSSSFVSPTIQRALGREVIELPNYIYALNVLYQMGIHAHVDFIRGPNCQQDNSTWSRFLENVRWSMGELSVDEIERLENWYQQQDPRAIAPASRDWALIWWDSVPQETLR, encoded by the coding sequence ATGCTCATTGACGACATTGATTTTGCCGATCTTTACCGTAAACAGTTACAACTGGCGAACAGAACCGAGAAAAAGCCAGAGCACTGGGATAAACGTGCGGAAAAGATGGCGGAGAATTGCGCCTCATTAACCGACAGCTATCTGCTGCAACTGCTGGGTAAAATCGACCTGAAAGGTGCAGAGTCGTTGTTTGATATGGGCTGCGGGCCTGGTACGGTCTCGCTAGCGCTGGCTAAAAAGATGCCAATAATTTACGGAGTAGATTACAGCCAGGGAATGCTGAGCGTAGCGGCCCGCCGCGCCGCACAAATGAACACCCGTCACGTACACTGGGTGCAACGGGCCTGGGAAGAGCACTGGGATGATTTACCCCAGTGCGATATCGCCGTCGCATCGCGCTCCACGCTGGTTGCCGATATGCGCCAAGCGATGACCAAACTGAATAATCAGGCCCGGCTGCGGGTTTATACCACGCATCTCGTCAGTTCATCTTTCGTTTCCCCCACCATTCAGCGTGCGTTGGGCCGCGAAGTGATTGAGCTTCCCAACTACATCTATGCGCTTAATGTTCTGTATCAGATGGGGATCCATGCGCATGTTGATTTTATCCGTGGTCCCAACTGCCAGCAGGACAATAGTACCTGGTCGCGTTTCCTGGAAAACGTGCGCTGGAGTATGGGTGAGTTGAGCGTCGACGAGATCGAACGTCTGGAAAACTGGTATCAGCAGCAGGATCCTCGTGCGATTGCCCCCGCCAGCCGTGACTGGGCGCTGATCTGGTGGGACAGCGTCCCGCAGGAGACTCTGAGATGA
- the modD gene encoding ModD protein — protein sequence MIYFSQAQIDALLLEDIQGGDLTTRALGIGAQPGVMAFYHRQGGCVSGTAVARQMLTSLGLTVSDRVADGEQVSAGQRLICAHGNAAALHQGWKAVQNVLEWSCGVSGYLESMLSQLRQRYPDGQIACTRKAIPGTRLLATQAILAAGGIIHRGGCAETVLLFANHRRFLTNPDDWTSVIARLRSHAPEKKIVVEADTPAEAIAALRAAPDVLQLDKFTPEQATEIARLAPSLAPHCTLALTGGITLASLASYLDCGIRLFITSAPYYAPPADIKVSLSPDARGI from the coding sequence ATGATCTACTTTTCGCAGGCGCAGATCGACGCGCTGCTGCTGGAAGATATCCAGGGCGGCGATCTGACTACCCGCGCACTGGGTATCGGCGCACAACCTGGTGTGATGGCGTTTTACCATCGCCAGGGTGGTTGCGTTAGTGGCACTGCCGTTGCCAGACAAATGCTTACCTCATTAGGGCTGACCGTCAGTGACAGGGTGGCCGATGGTGAACAGGTGAGTGCCGGGCAACGATTGATTTGCGCGCACGGAAATGCGGCGGCGCTGCACCAGGGCTGGAAAGCGGTACAAAATGTGCTGGAGTGGAGCTGTGGAGTTTCGGGCTATCTTGAGAGCATGTTGAGCCAACTGCGTCAGCGCTATCCCGATGGACAGATAGCCTGCACCCGCAAAGCCATCCCCGGTACGCGTTTGCTGGCGACTCAGGCAATACTCGCCGCCGGAGGCATCATCCACCGGGGAGGATGCGCCGAAACGGTACTGCTGTTTGCTAATCACCGTCGTTTTCTGACCAACCCAGACGACTGGACAAGTGTTATTGCGCGCTTACGCAGTCATGCGCCAGAAAAAAAGATCGTCGTCGAAGCGGATACGCCAGCTGAAGCAATAGCCGCACTACGCGCCGCCCCCGATGTCCTGCAGCTCGACAAATTTACCCCTGAGCAAGCGACAGAAATTGCTCGTCTGGCCCCTTCTCTGGCCCCCCATTGCACGCTGGCGCTGACTGGCGGCATTACCCTCGCCTCGCTGGCGAGTTATCTCGACTGTGGCATCAGACTCTTTATCACCTCCGCGCCTTACTACGCTCCACCAGCGGATATCAAAGTAAGCCTGAGCCCGGACGCACGTGGCATATAA